The following are encoded together in the Magnetospirillum gryphiswaldense MSR-1 v2 genome:
- a CDS encoding AsnC family transcriptional regulator produces the protein MTQQLDSIDRAIIVATQDGLPLVARPYDAVGELVGITGAEVRARMQSMVEAGSIRRIGVVPNHYALGYRWNGMSVWDVADDDVAAAGAAMTALGFVSHCYQRPRLLPHWPYNLFAMVHARDEGAAQVLVERIALALGDMNRGHRVLYSTRILKKTGLRLTG, from the coding sequence ATGACCCAGCAGCTGGATTCCATCGATCGCGCCATTATCGTCGCCACTCAGGACGGCCTGCCGCTGGTGGCCCGGCCCTATGACGCGGTGGGCGAGCTGGTGGGCATCACCGGGGCCGAGGTCAGGGCGCGCATGCAGTCGATGGTCGAGGCCGGCAGCATCCGCCGCATCGGCGTGGTGCCCAATCATTACGCCTTGGGGTATCGCTGGAACGGCATGAGCGTGTGGGACGTGGCCGATGACGACGTGGCGGCGGCGGGGGCGGCGATGACTGCCCTTGGCTTCGTCAGTCATTGCTATCAGCGCCCGCGCCTGTTGCCGCACTGGCCCTACAATCTGTTCGCCATGGTCCATGCCCGCGATGAAGGCGCGGCGCAGGTGCTGGTCGAGCGTATCGCCCTGGCCCTGGGCGACATGAACCGGGGCCACCGGGTTCTTTATTCCACCCGCATCCTGAAAAAGACCGGCCTGCGGCTGACCGGTTGA
- a CDS encoding Lrp/AsnC family transcriptional regulator: MMDDTDRAIINALQGDFPISETPFAEAGNALGLSEDELIARIGALRQSGVLSRFGPLYNADRFGGHNTLVAMAVPEDRFDQVAAEVNAFPEVAHNYQRDHHFNMWFVIAADSRARVERVLTEVQAVTGLPVHDMPKLTEFHIGLKFEA, encoded by the coding sequence ATGATGGACGACACCGACCGCGCCATCATCAACGCCCTGCAAGGCGACTTTCCCATCAGTGAAACCCCGTTCGCCGAGGCGGGCAACGCCCTGGGCCTGAGCGAGGACGAGTTGATCGCCCGCATTGGCGCCTTGCGGCAATCAGGCGTGCTGTCGCGCTTCGGCCCGCTTTACAACGCCGACCGTTTCGGCGGCCATAATACCCTGGTGGCCATGGCGGTGCCGGAAGATCGGTTCGATCAGGTGGCGGCAGAGGTCAATGCCTTTCCTGAAGTGGCGCATAATTACCAGCGCGACCATCATTTCAACATGTGGTTCGTGATCGCCGCCGACAGCCGCGCGCGGGTGGAGCGGGTCTTGACCGAAGTCCAGGCCGTGACCGGCTTGCCGGTGCACGATATGCCCAAGCTCACCGAGTTCCATATCGGCCTGAAGTTCGAGGCATGA
- a CDS encoding Lrp/AsnC family transcriptional regulator has translation MDVTARDLDVLAALGDGLPLCRHPYAALGAGIGMDEGEIIDRLTRLRQSGVIRRFGIIVRHHELGYRANAMVVWDVPDDQVAEIGQRLGRCPEVTLCYRRPRRLPDWPYNLFTMIHGKDRPAVEAAIVLMAGREGVGHLPHQPLFSLRRFKQCGARYGQPKQAAE, from the coding sequence ATGGACGTGACCGCGCGCGACCTGGATGTGCTGGCGGCCCTGGGCGATGGGCTGCCGCTGTGCCGTCATCCCTATGCAGCCTTGGGGGCGGGCATCGGCATGGATGAGGGTGAAATCATCGACCGCCTGACCCGTTTGCGCCAATCGGGGGTGATCCGCCGCTTCGGCATCATCGTCCGTCACCATGAATTGGGCTATCGCGCCAATGCCATGGTGGTGTGGGACGTCCCCGACGATCAGGTCGCCGAGATCGGCCAAAGGCTGGGCCGCTGCCCGGAAGTGACATTGTGCTATCGCCGTCCGCGCCGGTTGCCCGACTGGCCCTATAATCTGTTCACCATGATCCACGGCAAGGACAGGCCAGCGGTGGAAGCGGCCATCGTCTTGATGGCCGGGCGCGAAGGGGTGGGGCATCTGCCGCACCAGCCATTGTTTTCCCTGCGCCGCTTCAAGCAATGCGGCGCCCGCTATGGCCAGCCCAAGCAGGCGGCGGAATGA
- a CDS encoding AsnC family transcriptional regulator — translation MDAIDRRLLDEYQHDLPLSPDPFHEIGAHLGISADEVIARLQHLRQGGAVSRVGAVVKPGTAGASTLAAMAVPPVWLERVAALVSGYAEVNHNYQREHRLNLWFVVAAANREAVATVLDDISRRTGLEVLDLPMQQDFHIDLGFGLQWT, via the coding sequence ATGGATGCCATCGACCGCCGCTTGTTGGACGAATATCAGCACGATCTGCCGCTGTCCCCCGATCCGTTCCATGAGATCGGCGCCCATCTGGGCATTTCCGCCGACGAGGTGATCGCCCGGCTGCAACACCTGCGCCAGGGCGGCGCGGTCAGCCGGGTCGGCGCCGTGGTCAAGCCGGGCACCGCTGGGGCCTCGACCCTGGCGGCCATGGCGGTGCCGCCGGTATGGCTGGAGCGGGTGGCGGCGCTGGTCTCCGGCTATGCGGAGGTCAACCACAATTACCAGCGCGAGCACCGCCTGAACCTGTGGTTCGTGGTCGCCGCCGCCAATCGCGAGGCAGTGGCCACGGTGCTGGACGACATCTCGCGCCGCACCGGGCTCGAGGTTCTCGACCTGCCCATGCAGCAGGATTTTCACATCGATCTGGGGTTCGGATTGCAATGGACGTGA
- a CDS encoding cytochrome D1 domain-containing protein: MKRLLCAGLMLGLAACAPNPRATGDLGLVVERADGRLQMVESTHSTRLAEISGLGDLSHASLVFSRDERFAFVFGRDGGLTKVDMLQARIVKRVVQAGNSIGGAISQDGTLVAVANYTPGGVKVFDTATLELVADIPALGADGTASKVVGLEDAPGNVFAFSLYEAGEIWLLDIKDRTKPSVRKFAHIGKQPYDALITEDGRYYLAGLFGEDGIAMLDLWNPDKGVRRILDHYGRGQEALPVYKMPHLEGWAASGNLAFLPAIGRHEVLVVDMTTWREVGRIPVAGQPVFAMLQPGGRRLWVNFALPDNGKVQVIDVPSLSVLKTIEPGQGILHMEFTPRGERVWLSARDSDQVSVWDTASISKVAELPAMKPSGIFFTARAHRMGL, from the coding sequence ATGAAACGCTTGCTGTGCGCCGGTCTGATGCTGGGCTTGGCCGCCTGTGCCCCCAACCCGCGCGCCACCGGTGATCTGGGGCTGGTGGTGGAACGCGCCGATGGCCGCCTGCAAATGGTGGAAAGCACCCATTCCACCCGGCTGGCGGAAATTTCCGGCCTGGGCGACCTGTCCCATGCGTCCCTGGTGTTTTCCCGCGATGAACGCTTCGCCTTCGTCTTCGGCCGCGACGGCGGCTTGACCAAGGTGGACATGCTGCAAGCTCGCATCGTCAAGCGGGTGGTGCAAGCGGGCAATTCCATCGGCGGCGCCATTTCCCAGGATGGTACGCTGGTGGCGGTGGCCAATTACACCCCCGGCGGCGTCAAGGTGTTCGATACCGCTACGTTGGAACTGGTGGCCGACATCCCGGCCCTGGGCGCCGACGGCACCGCCTCGAAGGTGGTGGGGCTGGAAGACGCGCCCGGTAACGTCTTCGCCTTTTCCCTCTACGAAGCCGGCGAGATATGGCTCTTGGACATCAAGGACCGGACCAAGCCGTCCGTGCGCAAATTCGCCCATATCGGCAAGCAGCCCTATGACGCCCTGATCACCGAGGATGGCCGCTATTATCTCGCCGGCCTGTTCGGCGAGGACGGCATCGCCATGCTCGATCTGTGGAATCCGGACAAGGGCGTGCGCCGCATCCTCGACCATTACGGGCGTGGGCAAGAGGCTTTGCCGGTCTACAAGATGCCGCATCTGGAAGGCTGGGCTGCGTCGGGCAATCTGGCCTTTCTGCCGGCCATCGGGCGGCACGAGGTGCTGGTGGTCGACATGACCACGTGGCGCGAGGTGGGCCGCATCCCCGTCGCCGGTCAGCCGGTCTTCGCCATGCTGCAACCGGGCGGGCGGCGGCTGTGGGTCAATTTCGCCCTGCCCGATAACGGCAAGGTGCAGGTGATCGACGTTCCCTCCCTGAGCGTGCTCAAAACCATCGAGCCGGGCCAGGGCATCCTGCACATGGAATTCACGCCGCGCGGTGAACGGGTATGGCTGTCGGCGCGCGATTCCGATCAGGTCAGCGTCTGGGATACGGCCAGCATCAGCAAGGTGGCGGAATTGCCGGCGATGAAGCCGTCGGGGATTTTCTTCACCGCCCGCGCCCATCGCATGGGGTTGTGA
- a CDS encoding c-type cytochrome yields the protein MKSLALPVLLVLAAAPVGAAEPSPERQKQLGNLLAQDCGSCHGMTMKGGLGSPLLPELMRDLGDEALAATILDGRPGTPMPPWKLILSEADARWLVRRLKGENP from the coding sequence ATGAAAAGCCTAGCGCTGCCCGTTTTGCTGGTGCTGGCCGCTGCCCCGGTGGGGGCGGCGGAGCCCAGCCCCGAGCGGCAAAAGCAATTGGGCAATCTGCTGGCCCAGGATTGCGGCTCGTGCCACGGCATGACCATGAAAGGCGGCCTGGGCTCGCCCCTGTTGCCGGAACTGATGCGGGACCTGGGCGACGAGGCCCTGGCCGCCACTATCCTCGATGGCCGTCCCGGCACCCCCATGCCGCCGTGGAAACTGATCCTGTCCGAGGCCGACGCCCGTTGGCTGGTCCGCCGCTTGAAGGGGGAAAACCCATGA
- the cobA gene encoding uroporphyrinogen-III C-methyltransferase, with the protein MTGKIYLVGAGPGDPELLTLKAARLIAAADVAVFDRLVADAVLDLLPPACLRIDVGKETGRHSVPQEEINAILVRLGQAGHRVVRLKGGDPYIFGRGGEEAEALAEAGIAFEVVPGITAAAGCAASAGIPLTHRGVAQGLRLLTGHRQDDRELDFDWHRLADPTCTLVVYMGVASAERLAGGLRGAGLPGETPVAIIERGTTPDQRTFFSRLDRLAADMARWQPKPPALLIIGRVVDHALVPHMDVIGREAAQ; encoded by the coding sequence ATGACAGGCAAAATCTATCTGGTGGGCGCCGGCCCCGGCGACCCGGAATTGCTGACCCTGAAGGCGGCGCGCCTGATCGCCGCCGCCGATGTGGCGGTGTTCGACCGTCTGGTCGCCGATGCCGTGCTTGACCTGCTGCCGCCCGCTTGCCTGCGCATCGATGTGGGCAAGGAAACCGGGCGCCATTCGGTGCCGCAGGAGGAAATCAACGCCATCCTGGTCCGCCTGGGCCAGGCCGGGCATCGGGTAGTGCGCCTCAAGGGCGGCGATCCCTATATCTTCGGTCGCGGCGGTGAAGAGGCCGAGGCCCTGGCCGAAGCGGGCATCGCCTTCGAGGTGGTGCCCGGTATCACCGCCGCCGCCGGCTGCGCCGCATCCGCCGGCATTCCGCTGACCCATCGCGGCGTCGCCCAAGGCCTGCGTCTGTTGACCGGGCATCGCCAGGACGACCGCGAGCTTGATTTCGATTGGCACCGGCTGGCCGACCCCACCTGCACCCTGGTGGTGTATATGGGGGTGGCAAGCGCGGAGCGTCTCGCCGGGGGTCTCCGGGGCGCGGGGCTTCCCGGCGAGACGCCCGTCGCTATCATCGAGCGCGGCACCACGCCCGATCAGCGCACCTTCTTTTCCCGTCTCGACCGTCTGGCCGCCGACATGGCCCGCTGGCAACCCAAGCCGCCGGCGCTGCTGATCATCGGTCGCGTCGTCGATCACGCCCTGGTGCCGCATATGGATGTGATCGGGCGCGAGGCGGCGCAATGA
- a CDS encoding ethylbenzene dehydrogenase-related protein, with protein sequence MMYRSALKTLSVAACALTLGAGSALAAGKTIDWAKVPEAKTVLFYPGQTSYEWIQTGTDHGGARSFLKKGDNCAGCHSEETADMGKKMVSGQKAEATPIPGKRASVPLSIKAAYDADTLYMRFSFPAGPHNAVPFAAGGKMDADNEIKLAMMFDGGKVDKAAQSGCWSSCHNDARDMPSAPKKDALGAAKGIDTSHGYVTKYLPESRTAISLKDEPRGGWDKVKPQAELDALLKDGTFLDLARFKSGKGGVSEDGYVLAERVLKENAGASFAGKKEGDQWVVTMTRKLKSGQPGDVALEDGKAYTVGFAVHDDFTNGRFHHVSVDMRLGLGAEAEIKAVKQ encoded by the coding sequence ATGATGTATCGGAGCGCGCTGAAGACTCTGAGTGTGGCCGCTTGTGCCCTGACCCTGGGGGCGGGGTCTGCACTGGCCGCCGGCAAGACGATCGACTGGGCCAAGGTGCCCGAGGCCAAGACGGTTTTGTTCTATCCCGGCCAGACCTCGTATGAATGGATCCAGACCGGTACCGACCATGGCGGCGCCCGTTCGTTCCTGAAAAAGGGCGACAATTGCGCCGGCTGCCATTCGGAAGAAACGGCGGACATGGGCAAGAAGATGGTGAGCGGGCAAAAGGCCGAGGCCACCCCCATCCCCGGCAAGCGCGCCTCGGTGCCGCTTTCCATCAAGGCGGCCTATGATGCCGATACGCTTTACATGCGCTTTTCCTTCCCCGCCGGGCCGCACAACGCGGTACCGTTCGCGGCTGGCGGCAAGATGGATGCCGACAACGAGATCAAGCTGGCCATGATGTTCGACGGCGGCAAGGTCGACAAGGCGGCGCAATCGGGCTGCTGGTCCAGTTGCCACAACGACGCCCGCGACATGCCGTCGGCGCCGAAGAAGGACGCGCTGGGCGCGGCCAAGGGCATCGACACGTCGCACGGTTACGTCACCAAGTACCTGCCGGAAAGCCGCACCGCCATTTCGTTGAAGGACGAACCGCGCGGCGGCTGGGACAAGGTCAAGCCCCAGGCCGAGTTGGACGCCCTGCTCAAGGACGGCACCTTCCTTGACCTCGCCCGCTTCAAAAGCGGCAAGGGCGGCGTTTCCGAGGACGGATACGTCCTGGCCGAACGCGTGCTCAAGGAAAATGCCGGCGCCAGCTTCGCCGGCAAGAAGGAAGGCGATCAGTGGGTGGTCACCATGACCCGCAAGCTGAAATCGGGCCAGCCCGGCGACGTCGCCCTGGAAGACGGCAAGGCCTATACGGTCGGCTTCGCCGTGCATGACGACTTCACCAATGGCCGCTTCCACCATGTGTCCGTCGACATGCGCCTGGGCCTGGGGGCCGAGGCCGAAATCAAGGCGGTCAAGCAGTGA
- a CDS encoding NapC/NirT family cytochrome c — MASNQSLFSRLSKMKILGASLFGAAVIFIGGIVFWGAFNTAMEATNTMEFCISCHEMKDNVYQEYVKTIHYTNRSGVRAGCPDCHVPKDWVHKVARKIQASNELYHKVLGSVSTPEKFDAKRLQMAKREWARMKGSDSRECRNCHAFDQMNPDKQKQRARKQHENAQEEGQTCIDCHKGIAHKPVHEALEDEQDAKGKE, encoded by the coding sequence ATGGCTTCCAATCAGTCACTGTTCAGCCGGCTGTCCAAAATGAAAATACTGGGGGCGTCCCTGTTCGGGGCGGCGGTTATTTTCATCGGCGGCATCGTCTTCTGGGGCGCGTTCAATACCGCCATGGAAGCCACCAATACCATGGAGTTCTGCATTTCGTGCCATGAAATGAAGGACAACGTATACCAAGAGTATGTGAAGACCATTCACTACACCAACCGTTCCGGCGTCCGCGCCGGCTGCCCTGACTGCCATGTGCCCAAGGATTGGGTGCACAAGGTGGCGCGCAAGATCCAGGCCTCCAACGAGCTGTACCACAAGGTACTGGGCTCGGTGTCGACGCCGGAGAAGTTCGACGCCAAGCGCCTGCAAATGGCCAAGCGCGAATGGGCGCGCATGAAGGGCAGCGATTCGCGTGAATGCCGCAACTGCCATGCCTTCGACCAGATGAACCCGGACAAGCAGAAGCAGCGGGCGCGCAAGCAGCATGAAAATGCGCAGGAAGAGGGTCAGACCTGCATCGATTGCCACAAGGGCATTGCCCACAAGCCGGTGCACGAAGCTTTGGAAGACGAACAAGACGCCAAGGGCAAGGAGTAA
- a CDS encoding nitrite reductase has translation MLKGLRNALLLSVMPMAMATGAFANEAALTGATKDAAAKIYFERCAGCHGVLRKGATGKNLEPAATSKLGQQRLEKIIANGTEGGMVNFDDILSKDEIKMMATYIQMPPDSPPEWGLADMKGSWKIIVPVDKRPTKKMNNVNLDNVFSVTLRDSGEVALIDGDTKKIWNIVKTGYAVHISRISYSGRYVYVIGRDGKLDLIDLWMEKPQVVATIKTGLDARSVETSKFKGYEDKYAIAGSYWPPQYVIMDGLTLEPLKIVSTRGNTVDGEYHPEPRVASIVASQIKPEFVVNVKETGLIKLVDYTDIKNLKEVTIESAKFLHDGGWDASKRYFLVAANASNKVAVVDTKEGKLAALVDTKSKPHPGRGANFVHPKFGPVWATSHLGADVITLIGTDPEKHPEFAWKVVEELKNHGSGSLFVKTHPKSSNLWADAPLMPEREAAESVTVYDINNLAKGPEVINVAKMAGLPESKAVKRTVHAEYNEAGDEVWFSLWAGKTEPSAIVILDDKTRKMKAVIKDPKLITPTGKFNVKNTQHDIY, from the coding sequence ATGTTGAAGGGACTGAGGAACGCCCTGCTGCTTTCGGTCATGCCGATGGCCATGGCGACTGGCGCCTTCGCCAATGAGGCGGCCTTGACCGGCGCCACCAAGGATGCGGCCGCCAAGATTTACTTCGAGCGCTGCGCCGGCTGCCATGGCGTGCTGCGCAAGGGCGCCACCGGCAAGAACCTGGAACCGGCGGCCACCAGCAAGCTGGGTCAGCAGCGTCTGGAAAAGATCATCGCCAATGGCACCGAAGGCGGCATGGTCAACTTCGACGACATCCTCTCCAAGGATGAGATCAAGATGATGGCCACCTACATCCAGATGCCGCCGGATTCGCCGCCGGAATGGGGCCTGGCGGACATGAAGGGGTCGTGGAAGATCATCGTCCCGGTGGACAAGCGTCCGACCAAGAAGATGAACAACGTCAATCTGGACAACGTTTTCTCGGTCACGCTGCGTGATTCGGGCGAAGTGGCGCTGATCGACGGCGATACCAAGAAGATCTGGAACATCGTCAAGACCGGTTATGCCGTGCACATCTCGCGCATTTCCTATTCCGGTCGCTATGTCTATGTCATCGGTCGCGACGGCAAGCTGGACCTGATCGATCTGTGGATGGAAAAGCCGCAGGTGGTCGCCACCATCAAGACCGGCCTCGACGCCCGTTCGGTGGAAACCTCGAAGTTCAAGGGCTACGAGGACAAATACGCCATCGCCGGCTCGTACTGGCCGCCGCAATACGTGATCATGGACGGCCTGACCCTGGAGCCGTTGAAGATCGTCTCGACCCGCGGCAACACCGTGGACGGCGAATATCACCCGGAACCCCGCGTGGCCTCCATCGTCGCCTCGCAGATCAAGCCGGAATTCGTGGTCAACGTGAAGGAAACCGGCCTGATCAAGCTGGTCGACTACACCGACATCAAGAACTTGAAGGAAGTGACCATCGAGTCGGCCAAGTTCCTGCATGACGGTGGTTGGGACGCGTCCAAGCGTTACTTCCTGGTCGCCGCCAATGCGTCCAACAAGGTCGCCGTGGTCGACACCAAGGAAGGCAAGCTGGCCGCCCTGGTCGACACCAAGTCCAAGCCGCATCCGGGCCGTGGCGCCAACTTCGTCCATCCCAAGTTCGGTCCGGTCTGGGCCACTTCGCACCTGGGCGCCGACGTCATCACCCTGATCGGCACCGATCCGGAAAAGCACCCGGAATTCGCCTGGAAGGTGGTCGAGGAACTGAAGAACCACGGCTCCGGTTCGCTGTTCGTCAAGACCCACCCCAAGTCGAGCAATCTGTGGGCCGACGCGCCTTTGATGCCGGAACGTGAAGCCGCCGAATCGGTGACCGTCTACGACATCAACAACCTGGCCAAGGGCCCCGAGGTGATCAACGTCGCCAAGATGGCCGGCCTGCCGGAAAGCAAGGCGGTCAAGCGCACCGTCCATGCCGAATACAACGAAGCCGGCGACGAAGTCTGGTTCTCGCTGTGGGCCGGCAAGACCGAACCGTCGGCCATCGTCATCCTGGACGACAAGACCCGGAAGATGAAGGCGGTGATCAAGGATCCCAAGCTGATCACGCCGACCGGCAAGTTCAACGTGAAGAACACCCAGCACGATATCTATTAA